A single Pseudomonas sp. HN11 DNA region contains:
- a CDS encoding IS3 family transposase (programmed frameshift) — MDAGKRRSQRDYTLAFKLSVVDQVEKGELSYKEAQRRYGIQGRSTVLVWLRKHGRQDWSQGASIREPRSRSMTEPPLPLTPEQRIKELEEQLALSNQKAQFFEAVVNVLKNDYGVSVGKKATRQVLSQGQIQDLSITRACLFMGISRQAYYQRNRAFDARARQDQEVMDFVLEKRRRQPRIGTRKLHYLMSVEFGASVQVGRDRLFSILRNARELVVRKRAYHKTTDSHHRFRRHPNLLKAGQKQIVPNRPEQVWVADITYLPTQESVAYVSLVTDAYSRKIVGHHVHASLHTESVIKAMEKAVGERQTTLPLIHHSDRGAQYCSELYQRLHASHGIRCSMTDGYDCYQNALAERINGILKTEFLLYRPKNLADAVKMVGESVLIYNGERPHMSLKYKTPDAVHRAF; from the exons ATGGATGCGGGCAAAAGGCGAAGCCAGCGTGACTACACGCTAGCCTTTAAATTATCGGTCGTAGACCAGGTCGAAAAGGGCGAGTTGAGTTATAAAGAGGCTCAACGGCGCTACGGCATTCAGGGCCGGTCCACGGTACTGGTCTGGCTGCGCAAGCACGGCCGGCAGGACTGGAGTCAGGGCGCCTCAATTCGAGAACCGAGGAGCAGGTCCATGACTGAGCCACCCCTCCCGCTAACACCCGAGCAGCGGATCAAAGAGCTCGAAGAGCAGTTGGCGCTAAGCAACCAGAAAGCGCAGTTCTTCGAAGCCGTCGTGAATGTTCTGAAGAATGACTACGGTGTTTCTGTCG GTAAAAAAGCGACCCGGCAAGTCCTCTCGCAAGGGCAAATCCAAGACCTGAGCATCACCAGGGCTTGCCTGTTCATGGGCATTTCGCGCCAAGCATATTACCAACGAAATCGGGCTTTCGACGCGAGGGCTCGCCAAGATCAAGAGGTGATGGACTTTGTTCTTGAAAAGCGCCGACGCCAGCCACGGATCGGCACGCGCAAGCTGCATTACCTGATGAGCGTCGAATTTGGCGCATCAGTGCAGGTCGGCAGAGACCGCCTGTTCAGCATCCTGCGCAACGCTCGAGAACTGGTTGTGCGCAAACGGGCTTACCACAAAACGACGGACAGCCATCACCGCTTTCGCCGCCATCCTAACCTGCTCAAAGCGGGCCAGAAGCAGATCGTACCCAACAGGCCAGAGCAGGTGTGGGTTGCAGACATAACCTACCTGCCGACACAGGAAAGCGTGGCTTATGTGAGCCTGGTGACAGACGCTTACTCGCGCAAGATCGTAGGCCATCATGTGCATGCGAGTTTGCATACCGAGTCGGTGATCAAAGCGATGGAAAAGGCAGTTGGTGAACGCCAAACCACGCTTCCACTAATCCATCATTCAGACCGCGGAGCCCAATACTGCTCTGAGCTTTATCAGCGCTTGCACGCCAGTCATGGCATCAGATGCTCGATGACCGACGGCTATGACTGCTACCAGAATGCTCTGGCGGAACGGATAAACGGCATTTTGAAGACCGAGTTTCTGCTGTATCGCCCTAAAAATCTGGCGGATGCAGTGAAGATGGTGGGTGAGTCGGTGCTGATCTACAACGGGGAAAGGCCACACATGTCCCTGAAATACAAAACGCCCGATGCGGTGCATCGAGCGTTTTGA
- a CDS encoding ABC transporter permease — translation MLKGYGAVILDGAWLTLQLALSSMALAIVLGLIGVALRLSPVRWLAWLGDLYSTVIRGIPDLVLILLIFYGGQDLLNRVAPMLGYDDYIDLNPLAAGIGTLGFIFGAYLSETFRGAFMAIPKGQAEAGLAYGMSSFQVFFRVMVPQMIRLAIPGFTNNWLVLTKATALISVVGLQDMMFKAKQAADATREPFTFFLAVAAMYLVITSVSLLALRHLEKRYSVGVRAADL, via the coding sequence ATGTTGAAAGGCTACGGGGCCGTCATCCTCGATGGCGCATGGTTGACGCTTCAGCTCGCCTTGTCGTCCATGGCCTTGGCCATTGTTCTGGGTCTGATCGGGGTCGCTTTACGCCTGTCGCCGGTGCGCTGGTTGGCCTGGCTGGGTGACTTGTACTCCACGGTGATCCGCGGGATCCCCGACCTGGTGCTGATCCTGCTGATTTTCTACGGCGGTCAGGACCTGCTCAACCGCGTCGCGCCGATGCTGGGCTACGACGACTATATCGACTTGAACCCCTTGGCCGCCGGTATCGGCACCCTGGGTTTCATCTTTGGCGCCTACCTGTCAGAGACCTTCCGCGGCGCCTTCATGGCCATTCCCAAGGGCCAGGCCGAGGCCGGCCTTGCGTATGGCATGAGCAGTTTCCAGGTGTTTTTCCGGGTGATGGTGCCGCAGATGATCCGGCTGGCGATCCCCGGTTTCACCAACAACTGGCTGGTCCTCACCAAGGCCACTGCGCTGATTTCGGTGGTGGGCCTGCAAGACATGATGTTCAAGGCCAAGCAGGCGGCAGACGCCACCCGCGAACCTTTTACCTTCTTCCTCGCAGTGGCGGCGATGTACCTGGTGATCACCAGCGTGTCGTTGCTGGCCTTGCGTCATCTTGAGAAGCGCTACTCGGTAGGCGTAAGGGCGGCTGATCTATGA
- a CDS encoding ABC transporter substrate-binding protein — MKKLVLLGALALSVLSMQAFAEGKPLKIGIEAAYPPFASKAPDGSIVGFDYDIGNALCEEMKVKCTWVEQEFDGLIPALKVRKIDAILSSMSITEDRKKSVDFTNRYYLTPARLVLKEGTAVSDSLDELKGKKIGVQRGSIHDRFAKEVLAPKGATIVPYSSQNEIYLDVEAGRLDGTVADATLLQEGFLDTPAGKGYAFTGPAFTDAKYFGDGIGIAVRKGDKENLDRINAAIAAIRASGKYKTIQDKYFNFDIYGPEAK, encoded by the coding sequence ATGAAGAAACTCGTGCTGTTGGGCGCCCTGGCGCTGTCCGTGCTGTCCATGCAGGCTTTCGCTGAAGGCAAGCCTCTGAAAATTGGTATCGAAGCGGCTTACCCTCCGTTTGCCTCCAAAGCCCCCGATGGCAGCATCGTCGGCTTTGACTACGACATCGGCAATGCCCTGTGCGAAGAGATGAAGGTCAAGTGCACCTGGGTCGAGCAAGAGTTCGACGGCCTGATCCCGGCGCTGAAAGTGCGCAAGATCGACGCGATCCTGTCGTCCATGTCCATCACGGAAGACCGCAAGAAGTCCGTGGACTTCACCAACCGCTACTACCTTACCCCAGCACGCCTGGTCTTGAAGGAAGGCACCGCGGTCAGCGACAGCCTGGACGAACTGAAGGGCAAGAAGATCGGTGTACAGCGTGGTTCGATCCACGATCGTTTCGCCAAGGAAGTTCTGGCCCCTAAAGGCGCCACCATTGTGCCTTACAGCTCGCAAAACGAAATCTACCTGGACGTGGAGGCCGGTCGCCTCGACGGTACCGTCGCTGACGCTACCCTGCTGCAGGAAGGTTTCCTCGACACCCCGGCTGGCAAGGGCTACGCGTTCACCGGCCCAGCCTTCACCGATGCCAAATACTTCGGCGACGGTATCGGCATCGCAGTACGCAAGGGCGACAAGGAAAACCTGGACCGCATCAACGCGGCTATCGCGGCGATCCGTGCCAGCGGCAAGTACAAAACTATCCAGGACAAGTACTTCAACTTCGACATTTACGGCCCTGAAGCCAAGTAA